Genomic window (Pseudomonas xantholysinigenes):
TCGCGGCATCCTTCATCGGGATGTTGACCTGGTAGTAGAAGCGGTTGGCCACCCAGCCCTGGATCTGCTCGCGGGTGGCGCGGCCCTGGTACATCGCCACGTGATACGGGTGGTGGATGTGGTAGTAGGCGCCCTTGGCGCGCAGGGCCTGCTCGAACTCGGCAGGGGACATCGGCGCAGTGTCATTCATCAAGCAGGTTCCTGTAGAACAGACCATCGGCTGTGCACGGATCCTGTGGGAACGGGTTTACCCGCGAATGCGGCAGTGAATCTTCCGAGGCATTCGCGGGTGAACCCGCTCCCACAGGGGCCGGGTACCAACTTCACAATTCGATGCTCATGCCATCGAAGGCGACTTCCACGCCGCGGCGCTGCACTTCGGCGCGCTCGGGCGAGTCTTCATCGAGAATCGGGTTGGTGTTGTTGATGTGGATAAGCACCTTGCGCTGGCGCGGGAAGCCATCCAGCACTTCGAGCATGCCTCCCGGGCCGTTCTGGGCCAGATGGCCCATCTCGCGACCGGTGCGGGTGCCGACGCCACGGCGCTGCATTTCATCATCCTCCCACAGCGTGCCGTCCACCAGCAGGCAGTCGGCGCCGTGCATCATCTGCAGCAGCTTGGCGTCGACCTGGCCCAGGCCCGGGGCGTAGAACAGCTTGCCGCCGGTGCGGGTGTCCTCGACCAGCAGGCCGAGGTTATCGCCCGGGTGCGGATCGAAACGGTGCGGCGAGTAGGGCGGCGCGGCGCTGCGCAGCGGGAAGGGGGTGAAGCGCAGGTTCGGGCAGGCGTCGATGACGAAGCTGCCTTCGAGCTCGATGCGGTTCCACTGCAGGCCGCCGTTCCAGTGGCTGAGCATGGTGAACAACGGAAAACCGGTGGTCAGGTCCTGATGGACCATGTCGGTGCACCACACCTGGTGCGGGCAGCCTTCACGCAGGCTGAGCAAGCCGGTGGTGTGGTCGATCTGGCTGTCGAGCAGGACGATGGCGTCGATGCCGGTGTCGCGCAGGGCACGAGCCGGCTGCATCGGCGCGAAGGCCTGGAGCTGGGCGCGGATGTCGGGCGAGGCGTTGCACAGGATCCAGTGCTCGCCGTCGTCGGACAGGGCGATGGACGACTGGGTGCGCGCCGTGGCACGCAGGGTGCCGTCGCGGTAGCCCTTGCAGTTGACGCAGTTGCAGTTCCACTGGGGAAAACCGCCGCCGGCGGCCGAGCCGAGAATCTGGATGTACATGGGCGCCCTCTGGAGCGGATATCGATGAGGCGAAAACGACGACGCCCCGGCGGGCCGAGGCGTCTGGTCGCGCAGCCGCTTAGCGGTTGGCGAAGTACATGGTCACTTCGAAGCCGATACGCAGGTCAGTGTATGCAGGTTTGGTCCACATGGGCGTGCTCCTTCCGGATGGGTTTGGGTGATCAGCTCATCATTGGGTCCTGCCCGCGGGCAGAGGTTCCATTGGCTGAGATTGCGCTATCTTACAAGAAAAATTTGTACCGAAAGGTTAATTATTCGAAATGCGCCGTTGCAGGCTTGGTAATAATCCAGGCCGATCTCAGTGCCATTGGTCGTCCGGGGCGGCGGCGTTGGCCAG
Coding sequences:
- the pqqA gene encoding pyrroloquinoline quinone precursor peptide PqqA, coding for MWTKPAYTDLRIGFEVTMYFANR
- the pqqB gene encoding pyrroloquinoline quinone biosynthesis protein PqqB → MYIQILGSAAGGGFPQWNCNCVNCKGYRDGTLRATARTQSSIALSDDGEHWILCNASPDIRAQLQAFAPMQPARALRDTGIDAIVLLDSQIDHTTGLLSLREGCPHQVWCTDMVHQDLTTGFPLFTMLSHWNGGLQWNRIELEGSFVIDACPNLRFTPFPLRSAAPPYSPHRFDPHPGDNLGLLVEDTRTGGKLFYAPGLGQVDAKLLQMMHGADCLLVDGTLWEDDEMQRRGVGTRTGREMGHLAQNGPGGMLEVLDGFPRQRKVLIHINNTNPILDEDSPERAEVQRRGVEVAFDGMSIEL